TGGAACATCGGCTTGAGCGAGGACTCGTCCGCGGTGCCGCCGGCCGTCACGAGCTTGCGCTGGCGCAGGAACCCGACCAATGCGGCGACAAAGACGACCAGCGCGATCAGCGTCTTGATGCCGAGCTTCATGTGGTTCGGCGGGTCATCGCCTGCCATCAGCATCCCGTAGAGCGCGACGCCGGTGACGAGCTGGATCGCGGCGCCGGTCAGCAGTAGCGGGAAGGCGAAGCCGCGGGAGGCGCGCATCTGCACGAAGAACGTGCCGACGATCAGCGCCATACCGAGCAGGTGGATGGTGACGAGGATGTTGTAAAGGACGTCCATGATGCCTGCGAGCCTACCTGCGCCGTACTCGCCGGAACCCGACGCGCGGTGCGTTTCACCCCGCTCTTGGCGCGATAGCGGGGCGTAACGCACCGCGCGTCATGTGGCGTTGGGCACCTGTCGCGGGCCGCGTGCTGACCTCTGCCCGGGACTCTGGCAGAATGTCGTGGTTGACGTCTGCGGGCGCATCGGGCCCTCTACCTGACTTTGCGACGCAGAATCACCTCCGGACGGCACGCGAGACAACCCCACGTCTTGCCCGCCGAATCGGGCCAAGCTTCAAGATGGAGAAGTAGACACACAGTGGCAACCAAGATCAAGCTCATGCGCCTGGGCAAGACGCGCGCGCCGTACTACCGCATCGTCGTCGCCGACTCGCGCACCAAGCGCAGCGGTCGCGCGATCGAGACCATTGGCAAGTACCACCCGAAGGAAGACCCCTCCTTCATCGAGGTCGACTCCGAGCGTGCGCAGTACTGGCTCGGTGTCGGCGCGCAGCCGACCGAGGCTGTTGCGGCGATCCTGCGGGTGACCGGTGACTGGCAGAAGTTCGCCGGTGAGCCGGCCCCCGAGCCGATGAAGGTCAAGGACGCGGCGGCGGACAAGAAGGCGGCGTACGACGCGGCTCTCGCCGGCGCGATGGCCGAGCCCGAGGGCAACACGGCGACCACGCCCAAGAAGAAGAAGGCCGACGCCCCGAAGGCCGACGAGCCCAAGGCCGATGAGCCTAAGGCTGAGGAGCCCAAGGCCGATGAGGCCAAGGCTGACGAGGCGAAGGCCGACGACGCCGCTGAGGCACCCGCCGAGGAAGAAGCGAAGTAGTGATCACCGAAGCCCTCTCGCACCTGGTCCGCGGAATCGTCGCTAATCCCGACGACGTGCAGGTCGACATGGTCACCACCCGGCGCGGCCGGGTGCTCGAGGTCCGGGTCAACCCCGCCGACCTCGGCAAGGTGATCGGTCGCAACGGGCGCACCGCCAAGGCGCTGCGCCAGGTGGTCTCCGCGGTCGGGGGCAAGGGCATTCGCGTCGACGTCGTCGACGTTGACGAGTAGTCGCCAGCGCAGCTGCGCAGTAGCTTCGCGGTGAGGGGCAGGCATCCGGCACGGTCCGGACGCCTGCCCCTCACGCATGACAGCACCGGTCGAGGAGGACGCACATGGAGCTGGTGATCGGGCGGATCGGCAAGGCCCACGGCATCCGCGGTGAGCTCACCGTCGGGATGCGCACCGACGAGCCCGAGGAACGTTTTGCCCCGGGCACACAGATCGCCACCGACCCGGCCGAAAACGGACCGCTCACGGTCGAGTCGGTGCGGTTCGTCGGAGGCAAGGCGGTTGTCGCGTTCGAGGAGGTCGCCGACCGCAACGCCGCCGAAGCGCTGCGCGGCACCATGCTCGTCATCGACACCGCCGACCTACCCGAGATCGACGACGAGGATGAGTTCTACGACCACGAGCTCGTGGGCATGAACGTCACCCTGCTCGACGGCTCCACGCT
The nucleotide sequence above comes from Epidermidibacterium keratini. Encoded proteins:
- a CDS encoding RNA-binding protein, yielding MITEALSHLVRGIVANPDDVQVDMVTTRRGRVLEVRVNPADLGKVIGRNGRTAKALRQVVSAVGGKGIRVDVVDVDE
- the rpsP gene encoding 30S ribosomal protein S16 codes for the protein MATKIKLMRLGKTRAPYYRIVVADSRTKRSGRAIETIGKYHPKEDPSFIEVDSERAQYWLGVGAQPTEAVAAILRVTGDWQKFAGEPAPEPMKVKDAAADKKAAYDAALAGAMAEPEGNTATTPKKKKADAPKADEPKADEPKAEEPKADEAKADEAKADDAAEAPAEEEAK
- the rimM gene encoding ribosome maturation factor RimM (Essential for efficient processing of 16S rRNA), which produces MELVIGRIGKAHGIRGELTVGMRTDEPEERFAPGTQIATDPAENGPLTVESVRFVGGKAVVAFEEVADRNAAEALRGTMLVIDTADLPEIDDEDEFYDHELVGMNVTLLDGSTLGTVTDVVHGPGADTLAIEYGDRELLVPFVRAIVPTIDRARRTMVIVPPDGLLEL